Genomic DNA from Oncorhynchus clarkii lewisi isolate Uvic-CL-2024 chromosome 5, UVic_Ocla_1.0, whole genome shotgun sequence:
GTTGGTATAGTAGTAGAGTTAACAGTAGTAGGTTGATAGTGTTGGTATAGTAGTAGAGTtaacagtagacagtagtagagttaacagtagacagtagtaggtTGATAGTGTTGGTTTAGTAGTAGAGTTAACAGTAGTAGGTTGATAGTGTTGGTATAGTAGTAGAGTTAACAGTAGTAGGTTGATAGTTGGTATAGTAGTAGAGTTAACAGTAGTAGGTTGATAGTGTTGGTATAGTAGTAGAGTTAACAGTAGTAGGTTGATAGTTGGTATAGTAGTAGAGTtaacagtagacagtagtagagttaacagtagacagtagtaggtTGATAGTGTTGGTATAGTAGTAGAGTTAACAGTAGTAGGTTGATAGTGTTGGTATAGTAGTAGAGTtaacagtagacagtagtaggtTGATAGTGTTGGTATAGTAGTGGAGTtaacagtagacagtagtaggtTGATAGTGTTGGTTTAGTAGTAGAGTTAACAGTAGTAGGTTGATAGTGGTGGTTTAGTAGTAGAGTTAACAGTAGTAGGTTGATAGTTGGTATAGTAGTAGAGTTAACAGTAGTAGGTTGATAGTGTTGGTATAGTAGTAGAGTTAACAGTAGTAGGTTGATAGTGTTGGTATAGTAGTAGAGTtaacagtagacagtagtagagttaacagtagacagtagtaggttgatagtggtggtatagtagtagagTTAACAGTAGTAGGTTGATAGTGTTGGTATAGTAGTAGAGTTAACAGTAGTAGGTTGATAGTGTTGGTATAGTAGTAGAGTtaacagtagacagtagtaggtTGTTACAGCGGTGGTATAGTAGTAGAGTTAACAGTAGTAGGTTgatagtggtggtatagtagtagagTTAACAGTAGTAGGTTGATAGTGTTGGTATAGTAGTAGAGTtaacagtagacagtagtaggtTGTTACAGCGGTGGTATAGTAGTAGAGTtaacagtagacagtagtaggtTGTTACAGTGGTGGTCCAGTATTGTCCCTTACATTGACAGCGTCTGAGGGGCTGAACTGCAGCTGTCCAGCGTGTCTACTGTAGATGAGGAGAGTCCTGACTACAAACGGAGGGGGGATGGTCTGGATGTTGTCCATGAGAGGAAGATCTATCTTCTGACGGCTACAAGGACAGCAGAGGATACAGGACAGCAGTTACGACAACAGCAGAGGATACAGGACAGCAGTTACAGCCACAGCAGAGGATACAGGACAAGAGTTACGACCACAGCAGAGGATACAGGACAGCAGTTACGACCACAGCAGAGGATACAGGACAGCAGTTACAACCACAGCAGACGATACAGGACAGCAGTTACGACCACAGCAGAGGATACAGGACAGCAGTTACAACCACAGCAGACGATACAGGACAGCAGTTACAACCACAGCAGACGATACAGGACAGCAGTTACGACCACAGCAGACGATACAGGACAGCAGTTACAACCACAGCAGAGGGTACAGGACAGCAGTTACGACCACAGCAGACGATACAGGACAGCAGTTACAACCACAGCAGAGGATACAGGACAGCAGTTACGACCACAGCAGACGATACAGGACAACCGTTAGAACCACAGCAgaagggaaaaggagagaagTGATTAAAGGAGGAAGTGATGTAACTTACATAACACTAAGAAGATCCTCTAGATCTGGTGAAGGATATTAAGGAGACAACTTCCAGGATGTTTAGCCCCAACAGTAATACAATACCACACTAGACTACACTACAGGCTGAATGGCTTGCTGTTGTTGTGACAAAGGAAGGATACTGAAGGTTTCACACACGTTGGTGTCCAGGTCATAGAGACAGCTGCACAGCTCCCTGGGGTCAGAGGTGAAACCTGAcagctaagagagagagagcaacacacacatgcatacggAAATTATGGAATAGAATTAGACTCAAATTACAAATACAGTACCATGTGATAACTGAGCATAATAATAACGGTTTGGTTGTGGCCTTCAGGAAAAATACATTTACTTAAAGTGAATGGGCCAACAACACTCACCCACAAGGCATCATCATTAACAACCACCAGGGCAAACTCATGGCGCTTGTCAATCTTGTGTTTTGTTCTCACAAACATCTCAATCATCTTCTGGGAAATATTGAGAGCGTTGGTCTTGGATctgaagggagaggggaaaggattCAGAACTTTGGACATAGTCAGAGAGTGGCCATTTCACGTGTCGTCAAGCAGATAAAAGATATGGGACGGCGGGCAGCCTAGTAGTcaaagtgttggactagtaacctgacaagttgcttgatcgaatccccgagctgacaaggtacaaatctgtcgttctgcccctgaacaaggtagttaacccactgttcctaggccgtcattgtaaataagaatttgttcttaactgacttgcctagttaaataaaggttaaataaaaaatatgccaACAAGACCAGAAGTAGAACTCACCCATTGAAGGACTCCAGTTTTTGTGATGACATCTCTTCAGAGAGATCCAAACAGATGATCTGTCATAAAACATATAGGATTACAATCTTAGAACAACACGGTCTGAGCCCATCCCTTTGCACGTCCTTTCATCTAGCCTAAATCCCAGGAGTGAACTTCATTAGCCCAATATCTCTCACAATGACATCCCTTCGCACGTCCTTACATCTAGCCTAAATCCCAGGAGTGAACTTCATCAGCCCAATATCTCTCACAATGACATCCCTTCGCACGTCCTTTCATCTAGCCTAAATCCCAGGAGTGAACTTCATTAGCCCAATATCTCTCGCAATGACATCCCTTTGATATCATTCCGTTTTTAGTCATCAACAATACAGGATCACGCACCACTTTCTCTGGACAGTTGACGCGGGGTGCTCGTAGCTGGAACTCTGCTGTGGGAGGGATGGGGGGCGTCAGAGGGGGAGGAGCCTGGGTGGGTTTGGGCCTGTCCTTGGCCACTGGCGTGGGGGTGGGCAGGCCTACTATGGCATTGACCGTAGCTGCCACTATAGGGGCTACGGTCTGGGCTGTGGTGGCAgagactgtggtggtggtggagctaGGAGGACTGTCGCTGGTCGaggcctccccctctccctccactcggCTTCCCACTGCGGGCTGCGGGGTGCTGGGGTTGCTGTTGCCTAGGCTACCAGTGCTACTGCGCCTGTCCTCTGCACCCTCCGGGTTTGAGCGTGTTCTGGGCCGCAGCTCCACTGATCGCTCCTCTCCGTCTGCTGGGCCGGGCTGTGGGGTCTCCATGGATACTGGTTGCTGCGGGGATATATATTTcagttatttgtttattttaaagGTTATTTGATGGAAACAGATGAGCTTAAAATATGGACACAATGAATGACACGTGTGATGCAGCCGAGTGGATTAGTGCTCTAAGGGATCCTTGAGACGTCCCTAAAGCCTAACCCCTACTCTAATCGTTTTAAATGTCGTTTTAAACTTCAATGGGGTGACGTCCCAAGGAACCTGTTTAGACATCAATCCGTGTGATGCATTGGCTGGCCTGCTACTGGATTTGGTGCTGGGGGGGAGAGGTGATATATTTGGCCTGTATCCCTAGTGCGAGTTTCGGGAACCAGGGCGCATCCTCTAGTCTAGACGTCCACAACCCTTTCTCAGAAATCCTCTCGACTGTCAGGGGGCCAAATTAATCCCTCcagaaaatgaaataaaaagaTACCAGGAGCAGGCAGTCAGTGAGGCAGCAGCCAGCCTCTCGACAGCAACAGTTAATCACATAGTTcacttttcacaaatagtttactTTTCACTTCTCCGGACAGGGCAAAATGTGAGCCTAATATCAAAAACAGCGCGAGAGGCTGCATATTGAACACATACAGGGGATGAATCAAGATGAATCCATAGCTAGCAAACCAGCTAGCTAAATACTGGAACTAGCAATGTAAATGAACACAAACAAGACACCGGCTCAGgcagctggctggctagctaacgttagcaatcTCAGCATCGAAACTAAAGCATAGATATGCGTAAACATAGTTAGATTTAAAACGCCAACTTACATTTTTTTGCAGGAAATACCTCGGTTATACGTCTATAAAACGAAGAAAACGAATGAAATATAGTTCATATTTCGCAAACTATTTGTTGTGTACGGCCATCTTCCTGACCGGAAGAATGTCAATCAGGAATTCCGGCAGCGGGGAATTGAGGTTATTGTAGTCCAAATATGAAATGTCCTGTAAAATCATATAATGCTGTATGTAATCAGATACATTGTTGCTAATATTATGTCAATGGGTCCACTTATTTTCAGCAAACAAGTAACTTCCCATTTATGTGATGACACAATTCAAGTAAATAATGAAGCAACTTGAAGTTTATTagttcatattttttatttaaccaggtaggctagttgagaacaagttctcatttacaactgcaacctggccaagataaagcaaagcagtgcgacacaaacaacaacacagatttacacatggaataaacaaacgtacagtcaataacacattagaaatatctatatacagtgtgtgcaaatgtagtaaaattagggaggtaaggcaataaatagaccatagtgacgaaataattacaattgagcaattaaACACGGGAGTGTTCATAAACATGAAGTGGACTTGGACGCGCATTAAGAAGGATTACCAACCATTTCGTCACTCAAATGCTTATGCTTAGCTTCTGAAAGTGGGCACCTCAACTGAGATAAAAACACAGTACACaatcagagacagacaggaagagttCCAATGCGAGGGAGAACAAGGGTTGGGTTGGGATCACTATCTGACTCCCCCCCCCATTTGCTACTAGATGCCAAAACGCCTTTATCTATGTATTGTGATTTCCTGGAGCTGAGATGGAGCTGGAACAGACAGAGTGATGTCACTGAACTCCTAAAACTAAAATACCAATACACCAGAGGCTtcacacagatagagagatacagaaatagataaatagaaagagagagagaaatggtgagtgtctgaaagagagagagagatgggggggggctCCCAGTCGAGCAGGGTAGGCAGCACACAGGCAGTCAGAAGTTTTACAACAGAGAGAAACGGAGGAACCATTGGAAGGTATAATTATACAAAACTACAGGCAACAGGATAGCAGTGTCTGGCTGCAGCAGCACCACAGAGGTTAGCTCAGTTCTCCAGTGTTTAATGGCAGTTAGTGGACAACAGATAGAAGCAGGAGAATCACAGTGAGCTTCTGACACATGGAAGCCATGGAGGTAAGTCTATCATGTCCTCTTTGTtaactgagggggggggggggggttgtcaatTTGATCTTGTACCAAACCAAGCATAACACACGTTCAAAGGTGCTGACTGCTGGCACGAAAACATTTGAGGGGTAGCCTTCCTAACAGTCATATTATTAGAGTGCTTTTTTCTTTACCATCAAGGCTACGTGTACCTGTACAGTAACCCACATTTTGCAATGAACTCACACCATTGATGTCTTTCATTGGACACTTTGGTGTGTCAGATAATGCAGGCACCAGCTTATTTTTATTACTTTGAAGTCTGTCTGTGTATCTATCTGGTTGTGTGATTGTCTTTGAGAGCTTGAGTATCATCTGTGGTTCAAACTCTAACTTTACACATCCTTCTGTCCACTGCTTACTCTGTGTTGTACAGGTACCACAGTCACTAATGTCCCTTATACGTTGCTTAAAAGACAACTGTGTTTTAACAGTTCAAGTAGGTTGATTTGTACATTTTATACACTATCAGAATTAAGGCAAGAAGTTGAAAAAGAGTGAGGTTGTTTTCAGTTTGGCATGACTTATACGTGTTTTTTGGGCTACATATTTCTGAGCGGGAAGTGGTTTTGCAGGATGCTTCTGTTTCCTACACTTCCGCTTCTCAAAACAATGGTTGTCCAAAGAGAACAACAATAACCTCCATGTCATGAGCACAGCAGCTGTCAGTCATTTAATGGAGAGTTCTATGGAAGGGTCATATCAAATCCTTAGTGTTTGTTTACAGTAAAAAACAAAGGTCATATCAAATCCTTAGTGtttgtttacagtaaaaaaaaagatAATTGAATTGACTCAGGTCCAATATATTTTATGAAACAAAATGTTGTCAgaaaaaatgtccattatttcCACACAGGAGTTCAAACGAGGGAGATCTGATACCCTGGACATACAGTCAGAGGGTGAGGAGATGACCCCGGTTACCCTGGTAACCACAATGACCCCTGACACCGAGGTGAACTCTGAGCCTTCCCAGGCAGAGCTGGCTCAGTGTGAGGCGGAGGTCGGAACTCTACTCAGCATCATTGCTGAACTCAACAGGAAAATGGGCGCATTACAAGCACCAAGGTGTGTGTTAGAGAAAGAGAACATTCTTCATGGAGCTGTAAAATATCACTAGACTTGCCCTGAGCTGCTGGTTCATAGAAAGATGTACTTCTTTCCTCTTCAGTGATCCAGATGACCTTAAACCACAGGAGCCAGTCATCCTCCCTCCGGCTCCAGCCTCCCTGTCcagcccccctccatccctctgcaaCCCAGAGAAACACACTGGCACCGCATCTAAAGCCCCAGTAACCAACAGAGGTTGGCATAGGCTCCATGGCATGACTTCACAATTCACAATACCCacacatccatccatctctctctctgtgtgtgtactgtgcttTGTGGCAATGAACAGAAAGGGATGATGGTTGTAGTTCTGGCTACTGTGCCAGACCAAACATAATCTATTTGTGTGTCCAAAGAAAAGAACAGCCTCTATCATTTGGGAGGTTTTCATTTTCTTGATAATCCGCCTGTTTTTGTTTCTTGGTCATGATCTTCTGAATGCTTGTTTAGATACAGTAGAAAGCGTTCATTCTTGTTTCAGCTTACCCATATTCTAACTTCATCCCCAGGCTCAGTTTACCCATATCCTAACCTCTTCCACAGGCTCAGATTACCCATATCATGACCTCATCCCCAGGCTCCGTTTACCCATATCATGACCTCATCCCCAGGCTCCGTTTACCCATATCATAACCTCATCCCCAGGCTCAGTTTACCCATATCATAACCTCATCCCCAGGCTGTTTACCCATATCCTAACCTCATCCCCAGGCTCAGTTTACCCATATCCTAACCTCATCCCCAGGCTCAGTTTACCCATATCCTAACCTCATCCCCATGCTCAGTTTACCCATATCATAACCTCATCCCCAGGCTCAGTTTACCCATATCATAACCTCATCCCCAGGCTCAGTTTACCCATATCATAACCTCATCCCCAGGCTCAGTTTACCCATATCATAACCTCATCCCCAGGCTCAGTTTACCCATATCATAACCTCATCCCCAGGCTCAGTTTACCCATATCATAACCTCATCCCCAGGCTCAGTTTACCCATATCATAACCTCATCCCCAGGCTCAGTTTACCCATATCCTAACCTCATCCCCAGGCTCAGTTGACCCATATCATAACCTCATCCCCAGGCTCAGTTTACCCATATCATAACCTCATCCCCAGGCTCAGTTTACCCATATCCTAACCTCATCCCCAGGCTCAGTTTACCCATATCATAACCTCATCCCCAGGCTCAGTTTACCCATATCCTAACCTCATCCCCAGGCTCAGTTTACCCATATCCTAACCTCATCCCCAGGCTGTTTGCTACTGCAGAGCTGCCTGGGGACGTGATTACCAATATCCAAATGTTAGCAGTTGACTACAAAGAGTAGTCAATCAGTACGTTAACCACATCCTTTCACAACATTTATAATGAATAGAATGGTGTACAGATCTTTAGTGATGATCGTAATAGCGTGTTCTGCTCTGTGTTGTCCTGCAGAGGGTAGTGGTGAAGTATGGTCAGAACTCCAGGGAGTCATGTCTGTTCTGGAGGGTTCCATTAACACCAGGAGGGCCTGGGCTGCCTCTCACACTGCCTGTGGCCAGGACGGACAGATGGAACACCTCACAGCCGCCCGGGACGGCTGGGTACAAGTCACACAGGTGAGACACGGTCACAATGTCAGGTGACAAGGAATGATGTGACATCATTTTTTATTACCATGCAACAAGCTAGTTGGAATAACTCTTTATCAATGTGAATTATATTTAAACTTGTAACTTTATTCTTTACACACTAACAGGATATTTTCGAAACACAGGCTACAGTGCAGTAACTACCAGTTGAGTGACCTATGTAGGCTAATTACCACGTGGGCCTCAAAACCAAATTACCCTGGAATCATGCCTAACTAATTAAGTTATGTGTGACCTCAAACCTTTCCTCAGGTcttagaggagatggagagagagtttgGGATCTCGTACCCGTCTGGTCTGCCCCCCGAGGAGCGTCAGCAATACCAGAAGGACATCCTGGCACTTCACCAGCGGAACTGCGACCTGCGCAGCAGCCTACAAAGCAGACAGGAAGAACTAGAGGGGGCAAAGGTCACGGTGGGAGACATAGAGGTTGAGAGGAACAGTCTACATGAGAGGgtaggtggaagtgcaacaggcTACATCTCAATAATCCTAGATCTAAAAGGATCTAGCATCATAATGCTTTGGCTGAAACCACAATGGTCAAACTATGTCTGTCTGCTGGCGAATGGCTAAACTCTCTTTGTCTATGGGTCTGGTGCCAGTTACTGGGCCTCCATAAGGCGTGGCGATCAGGcagcctctctcctccctacagcTCCTCAGGGAGCTCCAGTGGTGTGGTTCTGAGTCCTGGCTGGGCCTCCCCTGGTTCCCCTGGTTCCCCTTCATTCCTTGGCTCTCCTCCCTTCCCCGGGTCACCTCTGTTCCTCAGAAGACCCATTGCCATTGGGATCTTCCCGGCCCTCTCTACTGGGGGGGACATATCCTCCTCGGCCACTCCATCACCCTCCCCCTG
This window encodes:
- the LOC139409519 gene encoding BRISC and BRCA1-A complex member 1 — protein: METPQPGPADGEERSVELRPRTRSNPEGAEDRRSSTGSLGNSNPSTPQPAVGSRVEGEGEASTSDSPPSSTTTTVSATTAQTVAPIVAATVNAIVGLPTPTPVAKDRPKPTQAPPPLTPPIPPTAEFQLRAPRVNCPEKVIICLDLSEEMSSQKLESFNGSKTNALNISQKMIEMFVRTKHKIDKRHEFALVVVNDDALWLSGFTSDPRELCSCLYDLDTNVCETFNLEDLLSVIRQKIDLPLMDNIQTIPPPFVVRTLLIYSRHAGQLQFSPSDAVNSMLLSPYFFFDVVYLHNGAEEQGDEASWRDIYTSFCNLDSKGTCYHFEVSLCGPAIELHNCMAKLLSHPLQRPFQSHASYSLLEGDDPQDVEATV